CCCGTGACGTGGGCCGAGTTCGGCAAGCTCCATCCCTTCGCGCCGGCCGAGCAGACCCGCGGCTACGCGCGGCTCTTCAGCGACCTCGAGACCTGGCTCGCCGAGATCACCGGCTTCGCCGCCGTCTCGCTCCAGCCCAACGCCGGCTCGCAAGGCGAATACGCCGGTCTGCTCGTCATCCGCGCCTACCACGAGTCGCGCGGCGAAGGGCACCGCAACATCTGCCTCATCCCGACCAGCGCCCACGGCACCAACCCTGCCAGCGCCGCGATGTGCAACTTCAAGGTCGTGCCCGTCGCCTGCGACGCGAGCGGCAACATTGATGTCGCCGACCTCAAGGCCAAGGCCGCCGAGCACGCGAAGAACCTCGCCGCGCTCATGGTCACCTACCCGTCCACCCACGGCGTGTTCGAGGCGCCCATCCGCGAGATTTGCGATGTGATCCACGGCCACGGCGGCCAGGTTTACATGGACGGTGCCAACATGAACGCGCAGGTCGGCCTCACCTCGCCCGGCCACATCGGCGCCGACGTCTGCCACCTCAACCTGCACAAGACCTTCTGCATCCCGCACGGCGGCGGCGGCCCCGGCATGGGCCCCATCGGCGTGGCGAAGCAGCTCGTCCCCTTCCTGCCGGGTCACGCCGTCAGCGCGCCCGCTGGCACGCAGGCCTCCGCCATCGGCGCAGTTTCCGCCGCGCCCTACGGCAGCGCCAGCATCCTCGTTATTTCCTGGATGTATATCCGCATGATGGGCCCCGACGGTCTCACGCGTGCCACGAAGTACGCCCTGCTCAACGCCAACTACGTCGCCAAGCGTCTCGAGAATTTCTTCCCCGTGCTCTACAAGGGCGCGGGCGGGCTCGTCGCCCACGAGTGCATCCTCGAATTCCGTCCGTGGAAAAAGCACGGCCTCGAGGTCGAGGACGTGGCGAAGCGCCTGATGGATTACGGCTACCACGCGCCCACGATGTCGTTCCCCGTCCCCGGCACGCTCATGATCGAGCCGACCGAGAGCGAGACCAAGACCGAGCTCGACCGCTTCTGCGACGCGCTCGTCAGCATCCACGGCGAGATGGCAGCCGTCGCCTGTGGCGAGAGCGACAAGCTCAACAATCCGCTCAAGCACGCCCCGCACACCGCCGCCGTCGTCTGCGCCACCGAGTGGCCGCACCCCTACTCGCGCGAGACCGCCGCCTTCCCGGACAAGCACACGCGCGCCTCGAAGTTCTGGCCCGCCGTCGGCCGCGTGGACAACGTTTACGGCGACCGCAACCTCGTCTGCTCCTGCCTCGGCATGGAAGCCTACGCGGAAGCGTCGAAGGCGTGAGGATTGGGATCGATCCCGGTTCTAAGACAACGAAGCCAAGAAGCGAAGGGCTGCGTCGGTGACTTCGTTTCTTAGCTACTTCGGGTGAAATTTTCCGGTTGGTTGATCCTTACTCCTCACCCTCCATCTCCGGCGGCTTGATGGCCGTGAGCAGGCGGTCGAGCTCGCCCTGCGTCGGGTTGCGGATCGAAAGCACGGTGAGGACCGACGGACCGGCCGGCAGTTGCACTGGAGTCGGCTTGCCGGCCGCGAGACCCAGCAGCGACGCGGCCAACGGCGAGCTGTGCGGGAGACACTCGATGCCACTGTCCGGATCGGTCGCCGTCTCCCCGTAGGTTGCGACGAGAAAAACGAAACGGTGTTTCCGCTTCGTGCCCACGTCCTCCTTCTCGATCCGGATGACATGCCCGAGCTGGACGAAGTCCGTCGGCTTCGTGAGCCAGCCCGCGGGATCGACCTCGATGAACGTGTTGCGCCGGTAGAAGCGGTCGAGCTCATCCATCTTACGGTCCACGGCGCGGATCGCGTCCTTGGCCGCCTTGAAACCGAAGTTCTCGCGCAAGTCGCCCTGGCTGTGCGCCTCCATCTTGTCCTCGACGAGCGCCGCCCGCTTCACCTTCAGGGCCTCGAATTCCTCCGTGAGCCGGCGCAGGAAGCCGCTCCGCACATAGATGGTCATGGGCGGCGGCGGAGCCTGACGGAAAATGACTTTGCGACGCGGGGGAGCCATGCGTCGCCGAGTGAGCAAAGCGCCGCCCGCAACGCAAGCCGCGGAGCAACCGCAACTGTGCCGGGCGAATCCGCCTGCTGCCGTCACTTTGGCGCCCCTCGGCCCGGTTGACACCCCGACCCGACCGTCGCATCCTGCCCCCGTGAGCAAGCCGCGCAAAGTCGAAGAGCCCCAGGCCCCCTACGCCGCCAAGAAGCCGGCGAAAGTCGCGGCGCAGCCTCCGGCCGGCCCCCGCTTTGCCGACCTGGAAAAAGTCCGGGCCAACAACGCCAAGCTGATCCGGGTCCATAGCAAGGTCCTGCAAAAACTGGCCCAATGAACGACCCCGTCTTCCTGTCGAGGGAAGCCGTTGATCTGATTCACGAAGCCTCCCTGCGGGCGTTCGGTGGCGCCGATGGCGTGCGCGACGAAAATGCGCTCGAATCCGCTCTCGCCCAACCCATGCAGGAGCATTTCTACCGGCAGGCTGACTTGTTCCAGATCGCGGCGGCTTACGCGTTCCACCTTGCCGAGAACCAACCTTATATCGACGGCAACAAGCGCACCGGGCTGCTCAGCGCGCTTAACTTTCTCGCGGAGAACGGCGTCGTGGCGGACCAACCCGTGGAAGAATTCTACGACGCCATGATCGGCATCGCCGAGAAGCGCGTGGACAAGGCCGGCCTCGCCGCAATCTTCCGCCGCGCACTGCCGACGTGATGCCTTGTTCGTTTTGCGCCTTATGCGCTTCGTGTGGCCAACCCCCTGACCAAGCACCCATGATACCCGTAAACATCCGCGACGTGCCCGAGGAGGAGCAGGTCTCGCCCGCGGGGCACTTCCAATCGTTCTGCCGCAACCTCTCGCTCGCCCTCGGTGGCGTGCGCAACGCCGGCACCTGGGGCGGCGGGCATCCCTTCGACCTCCAGCTCCGCCGCATTCCGCCCGGCAAATCCGTCTGCCCGTTTCATGTCCACTTCGCGCAGTGGGAGCTGTTTCTCGTCCGCTCCGGACACGGCACCGTGCGCGTCGGACCCGACCGCCACGCCATCCGCCCGGGCGACGTCTTCCTGCAGCCGCCGGGCATAGCGCACCAACTCCTCAACACCGGCGACACCGATCTCGAAGTTCTGATCATCACCGACAATCCTCAGCTCGACGCCTGCCACTATCCCGACTCCGACAAGTGGGGACTCCGTCCGCCGGGCAAATTCTTCCGTCTCACCGAGGCCCCCTACTTCGACGGCGAGGAGCCGAGAATGCCCGCCGATGTTCGTATTACGAACATTGCCCCACCTGCCCCCGAGAGCGCCGTTGCGAGCAATGTTCGTAATACGAACATTGGCCGGGTTCCGCCCCTGACGGCGGCGGAGGCGCCTTTCTCCGCGCGCAAACTGAATCTCGACGACCTGGCGTGGGAGGACTGGGCGTCGCCCAAGGGCAAATTCGCGCAGTCCGGCAAACAGCTCTCGCTCGCGCTCGGGGCCAAGCACCGCGCGCCGCTCACCGCGGGCGGCCATCCGTTCGACCTGGAGCTCGCCCGCATTCCGCCGGGCAAATGCGCCTGCCCGTTTCATTTCCACGCCCTGCAATGGGAGTGCTACCTCTTCCTCGGCGGACGCGGCGAATTCCGGCTGGGGGACGAGCGCTTTGCGGTCGGCGCCGACGATCTCGTGATGGCCCGGCCGGGCGTCGCGCACACCTTCACCAACACCGGCAGCGAGCCCCTGTCCTACCTGCTCGTCACCGACGACCCGCCCGCCGATTACTGGCACTACCCCGACTCGGGCAAATGGGGCTTCAGCACGCCGCGGAATATTTTCCGCCCCGCCGAGGTGGACTATTTCGACGGCGAAGAGTGAGCGAACGTTGCAACCCTTGGTGGGCCGGTCTCCGCACCTACCGCGGCCGGTGCGGAGACCGGCCCACCACCACTCTTCACTTCCGCGCCGGCGCGAGGAACTTCTCCTTGGCCACGAAGTAGAGGAAGCCGCAGAGCAGGCCGTAGGGAATCAGCGACAGCAGGTCGGCGTGCGGGCCGGCGTAGAAGGGGTTGTGCGCCGCCGCCCACTTCGCCACGGCCGCGTCGAACTTGTCGGTCACGCCGGCCAGGAAGGCGATGACGATGCCTGCGATCGCACCGCCGGCAATGTAGCCGGAAGCGAGCATCACGCCGGGGCTCTTGTCGCACTCGGCGTTGAAGGTCTCCCGGTCCATTTTCGCGTAAACGGGCTTCTTCCGCATCCACGCGTCCACCGCCCAGCGGATCATGCCGCCGATGCAGATCGGCAGCGACGCCGACAGCGGCAGATAGACCCCGACAGCGAAGGCCAGCGCGGGCACAAACGAGAGCTGCACCGTCACCGTGATCATCGCGCCGAAGAGCACGAGCGCCCACGGCAGCTCCTGGTTGAGGATGCCCTTGATGATGTAGGAAACGAGCGTGGCCTTGGGCGCGTCGAATTTGCGCACCTCCGTGCCGTCGGGCCGCGTCGTGTGCGTGCCGTTGATGCCCGGGTCCACGAGCCACACGGCCTCGCCGCGGTCGTTGACGAGATATTTGCCGGCCGGACCGCCGGTCTCGTCGGTCTTGTGCCAGGCGTAGTAGGTGGCGGCGTCGGTGCGGGCCTGCGGTCCGTGGAGAGACTCGCGGGCCTCCAGGCGCGCAACCTCCGTGCGCAGGCCGGCGGGCGCGACCTGCGCCGCGGGCACATAGACCGTCGCGGATTCGTTGAGCCGCATCAGGATCGGCCCGAGCAGCACCGCCGAGGCGAGCGCGCCGGCGAGGATGGCGTATTGCTGGAGCTTCGGCGTGCCGCCGACGAGGAAACCGGTTTTCAGGTCCTGTGAGGTTGTGCCGCCGTTGGACGAGGCGATGCACACGATGCCGCCGATGGAGAGCGCCGTCACGTAGTGCGTGCCGCCGGTCCAGCCGACGAGCAGGAAGATCAGGCAGGTGAACAGCAGCGTGGCGATCGTCATGCCCGAGATGGGATTCGACGTGGAACCGATCTCACCGGTCAGGCGTGAGGAAACGGTCACGAACAGAAAGCCGAACGCCACGATGAGCAGCGCGCCGAGCAGGTTCATGTGCAGCGAGGGCGCCAGCATGATCGCGCCAAGCAGCACGAGGATGCCGATGCCCACGAACTTGAGCGAAAGATCGCGGTCGGTGCGCGGGGTTTCCTGCGCCGCCCCGTTGCGGGCGAAACCCAGGTCGCGCAAGCCGCCCTGCAGGCCGTGCCAGATGGTCGGCAGCGCCTGGACGAGGCTGACCAGCCCGCCCGCCGCGACGCAGCCTGCACCAATGTAGAGAATGTAGGCGCCGCGGATTTCGCCGATGCCCATCTCGCTGATCGGCACCGCGCCCGGGGCGATCGGGACCGTCGTGCCCTGTCCGAAAAAACTGATCATCGGAATCAGCACGAGATACGACAGCGCCCCGCCCGCGGCCATGAGGCCGCCGATGTAGGGCCCGATGATGTAGCCCACGCCGACCAGTTCCGGCGAAATCTCCGCGCCCACGGAACCGTTTTTCAAGGGCGCGCCGAAGACCTTTTCGGGAATGTCCTTCCAGCCGCGGAACGCGACGTTGAGCGTCTTGTAGAGCAGGCCGATGCCGAAGCCGGTGAAGATGATGCGCGCACCCGGCGACTTGCCCAGGCCCGCCGCCTCGGCGGCGGCCATCTCGGCCTGGGCCGAGGGCGAAGCGGCGGCGCGCGACACCTCGTCGGCGCCGGCCTTGAGCACCGCCGCGCAGGCCGTGCCCTCGGGATATTTGAGCTGGCCGTGCTGCTTCACGATGAGCGCCCGGCGCAGCGGGATCATCATGAGGATGCCGAGCAGCCCGCCGAGCACGGCCACCAGCAGGACGCGGGTGAGCTCGAGGTCGAAGCCGAGGATGAGGATCGCCGGCATCGTGACGCCGAGGCCGAACGCGATGGACTCGCCCGCCGAGCCGGCCGTCTGCGTGATGTTGTGCTCGAGGATGGTCGCATCGCGGCCGCCGGCCTTGGCCCAGCCGCGGAACAGCGCGAGCGAGATGACGGCCACCGGAATCGAGGCGCTGACCGTGAGGCCGACCTTCAGCACGAGGTAAAGCGAGGAGGCGCCGAAGACGATGCCGAGCAGGGTGCCGGTGAGCAGCGCGCGGACGGTGAATTCAGGAATCTTGGCCGCGGCCGGAATGAACGGCTCGAATTTCGGGGAAGGCTCGGTGGACATCGCGTTGGGTGAGCCGCGACGCTGGAAAGCTTATGACATGGGCGCAATCGTGAATCTGTCCGCGCAAGAGCGGAACAGCAGGCGGGTTCTCCGTACCCCGCCGGATTCCTTGATGGAGGGCACATCTCCCGATGTGCCGCGGCCCGGCTGGAGCCGGGCCCTCCACATCGAGCGGCGGGGTGCGGAGACCCCGCCCTGCATGAAGCTACCGCTTGCGCGCCTTCGCCTTCAGCGCGGCGTTGCGGGCGGCGAGGCGCTGCTTGATGAGCCAATAGAGCATCTCCATGCGCGGCACGGCGGCGCCGACGGATTTGGCACGACGCACGGGTTCGCCCCAGATCTCCTCCAGCTCCACGTCGCGGCCCTCCTCGAAATCGATCAGGCTAGACGGCCGGTAAGCGCCCATCATCGCCGTGCGCTCAAACTGCAGGTCCACGAACGACCGGGAAATCTCATGGCCGAACTTCGCGGCGGCCTCGACGATCTCCTCCATCAGGCGGCGGGCGAGCAGCTTCAGGCCTTCGTCGGCGATCAGGACATCGGTCGTGATGCCGCCGGCCACGATGGCGAGACCGTTGAAGGGCACGTTCCACACGAGTTTGTGCCAGCGTTGCGCCTCGAGGTTGTCCTGGGCGTTGCATTTCACGCCGGCCCGGCGCAGGAGCGCGGCCACGGCCTGGGTGCGCTCGCCGGCGGGTTTGCCGAACTTGCCGATCGTCATCAGCCCGGGAAACGAGCAGCTCACCACCCCGGGCGCGGTGCGCATGCAGCCGATGTAGCAGATCGCCCCGACCACGCGGCCGGGTCCGACGATGTCCGCGATGGGTTCCTCGACGCCGAGACCGTTCTGGAGCGTGAGCACGGCGGTGTCGGGCTTGAGCAGCGGCGGCAGAATGGACTTCAACGCCTCGTTGGC
The DNA window shown above is from Oleiharenicola lentus and carries:
- a CDS encoding cupin domain-containing protein yields the protein MIPVNIRDVPEEEQVSPAGHFQSFCRNLSLALGGVRNAGTWGGGHPFDLQLRRIPPGKSVCPFHVHFAQWELFLVRSGHGTVRVGPDRHAIRPGDVFLQPPGIAHQLLNTGDTDLEVLIITDNPQLDACHYPDSDKWGLRPPGKFFRLTEAPYFDGEEPRMPADVRITNIAPPAPESAVASNVRNTNIGRVPPLTAAEAPFSARKLNLDDLAWEDWASPKGKFAQSGKQLSLALGAKHRAPLTAGGHPFDLELARIPPGKCACPFHFHALQWECYLFLGGRGEFRLGDERFAVGADDLVMARPGVAHTFTNTGSEPLSYLLVTDDPPADYWHYPDSGKWGFSTPRNIFRPAEVDYFDGEE
- a CDS encoding GreA/GreB family elongation factor, encoding MAPPRRKVIFRQAPPPPMTIYVRSGFLRRLTEEFEALKVKRAALVEDKMEAHSQGDLRENFGFKAAKDAIRAVDRKMDELDRFYRRNTFIEVDPAGWLTKPTDFVQLGHVIRIEKEDVGTKRKHRFVFLVATYGETATDPDSGIECLPHSSPLAASLLGLAAGKPTPVQLPAGPSVLTVLSIRNPTQGELDRLLTAIKPPEMEGEE
- a CDS encoding type II toxin-antitoxin system death-on-curing family toxin, which gives rise to MNDPVFLSREAVDLIHEASLRAFGGADGVRDENALESALAQPMQEHFYRQADLFQIAAAYAFHLAENQPYIDGNKRTGLLSALNFLAENGVVADQPVEEFYDAMIGIAEKRVDKAGLAAIFRRALPT
- a CDS encoding 2-dehydropantoate 2-reductase, which encodes MSTPFPDKPRIAIIGAGALGCYYGARLVKAGEDVHFLVRSNRAALMAQGLKVKTPTERISARKIQVYGSANEIGPCDLVIIATKATANEALKSILPPLLKPDTAVLTLQNGLGVEEPIADIVGPGRVVGAICYIGCMRTAPGVVSCSFPGLMTIGKFGKPAGERTQAVAALLRRAGVKCNAQDNLEAQRWHKLVWNVPFNGLAIVAGGITTDVLIADEGLKLLARRLMEEIVEAAAKFGHEISRSFVDLQFERTAMMGAYRPSSLIDFEEGRDVELEEIWGEPVRRAKSVGAAVPRMEMLYWLIKQRLAARNAALKAKARKR
- a CDS encoding OPT family oligopeptide transporter; amino-acid sequence: MSTEPSPKFEPFIPAAAKIPEFTVRALLTGTLLGIVFGASSLYLVLKVGLTVSASIPVAVISLALFRGWAKAGGRDATILEHNITQTAGSAGESIAFGLGVTMPAILILGFDLELTRVLLVAVLGGLLGILMMIPLRRALIVKQHGQLKYPEGTACAAVLKAGADEVSRAAASPSAQAEMAAAEAAGLGKSPGARIIFTGFGIGLLYKTLNVAFRGWKDIPEKVFGAPLKNGSVGAEISPELVGVGYIIGPYIGGLMAAGGALSYLVLIPMISFFGQGTTVPIAPGAVPISEMGIGEIRGAYILYIGAGCVAAGGLVSLVQALPTIWHGLQGGLRDLGFARNGAAQETPRTDRDLSLKFVGIGILVLLGAIMLAPSLHMNLLGALLIVAFGFLFVTVSSRLTGEIGSTSNPISGMTIATLLFTCLIFLLVGWTGGTHYVTALSIGGIVCIASSNGGTTSQDLKTGFLVGGTPKLQQYAILAGALASAVLLGPILMRLNESATVYVPAAQVAPAGLRTEVARLEARESLHGPQARTDAATYYAWHKTDETGGPAGKYLVNDRGEAVWLVDPGINGTHTTRPDGTEVRKFDAPKATLVSYIIKGILNQELPWALVLFGAMITVTVQLSFVPALAFAVGVYLPLSASLPICIGGMIRWAVDAWMRKKPVYAKMDRETFNAECDKSPGVMLASGYIAGGAIAGIVIAFLAGVTDKFDAAVAKWAAAHNPFYAGPHADLLSLIPYGLLCGFLYFVAKEKFLAPARK